From Cyanobacterium stanieri LEGE 03274, a single genomic window includes:
- a CDS encoding Uma2 family endonuclease, which translates to MVTEVLSKSNNVTRLEGVRWETYQALLWDLAESSHQKLTFNQGILEIMTPLPEHEINKSFLGCLVRVTTEVLGLEIASLGSTTLSRKDLQKGIEPDECFYIQNEPLVRGKFSFDFTMDPPPDLAIEVDITSTSLNRLTVYEALGVKEIWRFDGKHLVIYCLEKGVYEIRENSQVLSILSKQIILDFLNKRREIGENALLREFRQHLQRTLHNQ; encoded by the coding sequence ATGGTTACGGAAGTTTTGTCTAAATCGAATAATGTGACACGCCTTGAGGGGGTGCGCTGGGAAACCTATCAGGCTTTATTATGGGATTTAGCAGAGTCTTCCCATCAAAAGTTGACTTTTAATCAGGGTATATTAGAAATTATGACCCCTTTACCAGAGCATGAAATTAATAAAAGTTTTCTGGGTTGTTTAGTTCGAGTCACCACGGAAGTTTTAGGATTAGAAATAGCCAGTCTTGGTTCAACAACCCTAAGCCGTAAGGATTTACAAAAAGGTATTGAGCCTGATGAGTGTTTTTATATTCAAAATGAGCCATTAGTTAGGGGAAAATTCTCTTTTGATTTTACCATGGATCCTCCCCCTGATTTAGCCATCGAAGTGGATATAACATCTACCTCCCTCAATCGTTTAACTGTTTATGAAGCCTTGGGAGTAAAGGAAATATGGCGTTTTGATGGCAAACATTTAGTCATTTATTGTTTGGAAAAGGGAGTTTATGAAATCAGGGAAAATTCTCAGGTTTTATCTATCCTATCTAAACAAATTATTCTCGATTTTCTGAATAAACGCCGTGAAATAGGGGAGAATGCCCTACTTCGTGAATTTCGCCAACATTTACAGCGCACCTTACACAATCAATAA